The Arachis hypogaea cultivar Tifrunner chromosome 16, arahy.Tifrunner.gnm2.J5K5, whole genome shotgun sequence genome contains a region encoding:
- the LOC112697851 gene encoding probable protein phosphatase 2C 12, whose product MSGGTKGEHHQTVPLSVLLKRELASEKIEKPEIVSGQAGQSKKGEDFTLIKTECQRVVGDGVSTFSVFGLFDGHNGTAAAIYSKENLLNNVLSAVPPDLNRDEWVAALPRALVAGFVKTDKDFQDKGQKSGTTVTFVIIEGWVVTVASVGDSRCVLESGEGGLYYLSADHRLETNEEERVRITSSGGEVGRLNTGGGTEVGPLRCWPGGLCLSRSIGDMDIGEFIVPVPYVKQVKLSTAGGRLVICSDGVWDSLSAEAVLDSCRGMSAETAASHIVKEAVEAKGLRDDTTCIVVDILPHEKPPAPAPHRKKKGIMKSMFRKKSSESSSYNEKDYLEPDVVEELYEEGSAMLSERLDTKYPLCNMFKLFMCAVCQVEIKPGEGVSIFEGAPNPRKLRPWDGPFLCTSCQDKKEAMEGKKASGRHSSGSDDD is encoded by the exons aTGTCTGGTGGTACGAAGGGCGAACACCACCAAACGGTTCCCCTATCGGTGTTGTTGAAGCGCGAATTGGCGAGCGAGAAGATCGAGAAGCCAGAGATTGTTTCAGGCCAAGCAGGGCAGAGCAAGAAAGGGGAGGATTTCACCCTCATCAAAACTGAATGCCAGAGGGTGGTGGGGGATGGGGTCTCCACATTTTCTGTTTTTGGG CTATTTGATGGACACAATGGAACTGCTGCTGCTATTTATTCTAAGGAGAATCTTCTAAATAATGTTTTAAGTGCGGTTCCTCCTGATCTTAACAGAGATGAGTGGGTAGCAGCATTGCCTAGGGCATTGGTTGCAGGCTTTGTAAAAACTGACAAAGATTTTCAGGACAAAG GACAAAAATCTGGAACCACTGTAACGTTTGTGATTATAGAAGGATGGGTTGTAACTGTTGCATCAGTTGGTGATTCACGTTGCGTGCTTGAATCTGGTGAAGGTGGGCTTTATTATTTGTCAGCAGATCATAGGCTAGAAACAAATGAAGAGGA GAGGGTGCGAATCACCTCTAGCGGGGGTGAGGTTGGTCGGCTAAACACCGGGGGAGGCACAGAG GTTGGGCCGTTAAGATGTTGGCCTGGTGGCTTGTGTCTTTCACGGTCAATTGGTGATATGGATATTGGCGAATTTATTGTCCCAGTGCCGTATGTAAAGCAAGTGAAG TTGTCCACCGCTGGAGGCAGGCTAGTTATCTGCAGTGATGGGGTCTGGGATTCTCTATCTGCAGAAGCAGTCTTAGATTCTTGTCGTGGCATGTCAGCGGAGACAGCAGCATCACATATTGTTAAA GAAGCTGTAGAAGCAAAAGGACTTAGAGATGATACAACCTGCATCGTTGTTGATATATTACCacatgagaagccacctgctccTGCACCAcatagaaagaagaaaggaataatgAAGTCCATGTTTCGTAAAAAGTCATCTGAGTCATCTTCTTATAACGAGAAAGACTACTTGGAGCCAGACGTGGTAGAGGAATTGTATGAAGAAGGATCTGCTATGCTTTCAGAGAG GTTAGATACAAAATATCCTCTCTGCAACATGTTCAAGTTGTTTATGTGTGCAGTGTGTCAAGTAGAGATAAAACCAGGGGAGGGTGTTTCAATATTTGAGGGTGCGCCCAACCCTCGTAAACTGCGTCCATGGGATGGACCTTTCCTCTGTACAAGTTGTCAAGATAAGAAAGAAGCCATGGAAGGAAAAAAAGCATCAG GTAGACATAGCAGTGGAAGTGATGATGATTAA